Part of the Paeniglutamicibacter sulfureus genome, CCATGGCTGCTCCCCAGATCTATGTCAGTTTCCCCGGCACGGCGCGTGAAGCGCTCGGCTTCTATGCGGACGTTTTCGGCGGAAAACTCTCCTTGTACACCTATGAAGAATTTGGCCGAAAGGACGGTCCGCCGGAATCCATCGCCCATGGCGTTCTCGACGGCGTAGTGGCGCTGGCCGGATCGGATGCTGCCACGGGAGGAAAGAGCGTCAAGTTCGAAGGACTCATGCTCTCGTTGCTGGGGACCGCCGGACCGTCCGTCCTCCACGAGTGGTTCGACAAACTCGCAGTTGGCGGGAAGGTGCTGGATCCGCTTTCCCCCAAACCATGGGGAGCCTCCGACGGCCAGGTCATCGACCGCCACGGGCTGCACTGGCTCATCGGATACGAGCCGGATTCGTGAGGGACCAACACTCAACGAGCAATCTCTCTCCGGGCGGCCACGAATATTCATGGCGGCGCGGCCGCGGTTCGCAGGTGGAAAAGCGGTTGGTGGAGCTCGGCAGCGGAATCCGAATCGGCTGCCGCATTTCCGGCCCTGCCGGTGGGCCGCCGATGGTCCTGTTGCACGCGCTCGGGG contains:
- a CDS encoding VOC family protein — encoded protein: MAAPQIYVSFPGTAREALGFYADVFGGKLSLYTYEEFGRKDGPPESIAHGVLDGVVALAGSDAATGGKSVKFEGLMLSLLGTAGPSVLHEWFDKLAVGGKVLDPLSPKPWGASDGQVIDRHGLHWLIGYEPDS